The Chryseobacterium sp. G0186 genome includes the window GGAACTTCTGCTTTGCTCCCATTATTGCCGATACCAAGACAGGAGATGTGCATTATACATATGAATACTACTATATCGGACATGTTTCTAAGTACATCAAACCTAAAGCACAAAGAATTGGGAGTTCTTCCAACAGAGCTGCTTTAACATCCAGTGCTTTTATGAATGAAAACGGACAACTGGTAACCGTAATCATGAACGATTCAGATAACGATATTGATGCCAATCTTTGGATTGAAGGAATGGCTGCCAAGTTAAATGCACCTGCGCATTCTATACAGACCGTAATTTTATAACATCATATTAATATTAGTTTAAGTGGAATCGGCGGCCTCAAAGAGGCCGCCGATTATTTTATAACAAATGATATGGAATTAATTATTCAACATCATATTTACCAATCACTTTCTGGGTAACTCCTGAACTGCTGAAACCTCCATCATGGAAAAGATTCTGCATGGTTACTTTTTTAGTAAGATCAGAGAATAAAGTTACACAGTAGTCTGCACATTCAAGAGCTGTAGCATTTCCTAGTGGAGACATATCTTCAGCATACCCAAGGAATCCTCCAAAACCTTTCACTCCGCTACCTGCAGTGGTCATTGTAGGAGACTGAGAAACCGTATTTACACGTACTTTTCTTTCTCCCCAATAGTTTCCGAAAGTTCTTGCGATGCTTTCCAGATAAGCTTTGTTATCAGACATATCATTGTAGTCCGGGAATGTTCTCTGAGCTGCAATATAAGTAAGAGCCAAAATACTTCCCCACTCATTCATACAGTCTTTCTCCCAAGCCACACGCATTACCTTATGGAAAGAAACCGCTGAAATATCCCAGCCTTTTTCCAACCAATCGTAATTCATTTCTGTATAATGTTTTCCTTTTCTTACGTTGATAGACATTCCGATGGAATGTAGGATAAAGTCGATTTTACCAAATTTTGCAACAGCAGCATCAAAAAGTTTTTCAAGATCTTCGATAGAAGTAGCATCTGCAGCAATCACTTCAGAACCTGTTTTTTCGGCTAAACCATTAAGTTCTCCCATTCTCAAAGCGATAGGAGCATTAGATAAGATGAATTCTGCACCTTCCTCATGACATCTCTCAGCAACTTTCCATGCGATAGATTGTTCATTAAGGGCTCCAAATATAATTCCCTTTTTGCCTTTAAGTAAACCGTATGACATAATTTTTTAATGTTTATTGAAATACAAATGTAGCAATAATTGTGGTTATGACATAATAAAAATGGAGCCTTATCAATTATAAGACTCCATTTTCTTGAAAATATTTATATGACTGAAATTTTAATTGGTTTTCTTGTTCCATTCTGCCTTTACATTCTCCGCAGCATCCTTGGTTTTTTCCCAAGCTTCATCCGCTTTATCCTTAATATCTTCCCAGGCATCTGATACATTAGCTTTTACCCTGTCGAGCCAATCTTCTTGAGTTGCCTCCTGATCATTATTTCGCTTTTCATTGAGGTAATCCTTGGCCTTATCTGCCAATTCATTGATTTTCCATTTGGTTTGGTCTGCTGCATTCTGTAAAGAATTTTCTACATTGTTCACTGCATTTTCCGCTTTGTTATAATCTGAATTGTTCATAATACTATCATTTTAATTTGGTATCATTAAATTATCAATAACCATTCCTAAAATTTGATGACTTTGTTAAACTTTTCATAATCTTTTGTTATATTTTTTCAAATCAATCCTATCTTTATTCTAATAAATAATAAGTGTTATGGAAAAAATACGTTGTGGATGGTGTGAAAAGGATGATCTGTACAGAAAGTACCATGATGAAGAGTGGGGAAGACCTGTCTATGATGATGAAACGATATTTGAGTTCCTTATCCTTGAAAGCTTTCAGGCCGGACTGAGCTGGTATACCATTCTTTCTAAAAGAGAAAACTTCAGAAAAGCTTTCGATCACTTTGATTATAAAAAAATGGCTGCTTATTCTGATATAAAGATAGAAGAGTTGATGAGCAATCCTGGAATTGTAAGAAACAGGCTTAAAATACTGGCGGCAGTTACCAATGCACAGAAATTCATGGAAGTTCAGCATGAATTCGGGAGTTTTTCCAAATATATTTGGGGCTTTATAAATGGGAAACCAGTTGATAATAGACCTAAGGCGTTATCAGAAGTACCGGCAACAACGGAAACTTCTGATGTTATTTCTAAAGACTTAAAAAAAAGAGGATTTAAATTTGTTGGATCAACAGTGGTTTACGCTCATATGCAGGCTACCGGAATGATCAATGATCATATCGAAAACTGCTTTACAAGAAAATAACAGATGCTTTTTATTCAATTTATGGTGATGTTTTTTATCAATTAAATAATTCTTTATTTCCTGCGCTGATCGGAATGTTTCTTTAAAAGCTAATGAATAGAGGATTATGTAACGTATTGAAATTAAATAATTTTCAATAAATAGTGAGTAATTCATTCTTTACTCACAGTGTGGTGTTTTTAATTACGAATTTGATAAAATAATCACTGATTTGTTGAAAATTCGTATATTTGCACTCCGAAAAACGTAGGTGATGCAAAGAAAATATAAATTAATATTCAATCTTCTATTTTTAGTCTTTACTGTTTCTGTATCTGCTCAGATAGGGATTGGTTTACCTGAACCAGACCGTTCTGCAATGCTGCATGTAAGTGCAAAAAACAAGGGGGTTCTTCTTCCAAGCGTTGCCTTAAATTCAACAACAGATAATGTTACAGTACCTTTTCCGGCAGATGGGCTTATGGTATGGAATAATGGAAACGGAAGTCTGCAGGAGGCAGGATTCTACTATTGGTTTGAAGCTAAATGGAACAAGATTTCTACCAGCACCGGCCAAACCATTAATAAAGATGGCGATGGAACGAACTGGAATACAACAGGAACCAATGTAGGAAATTATAGTGGAGCCAATACAGCCCTTGCCCTGGGAACAAAAACAATGGATGATCTTATTTTTAAGGTGAATTCCGCCACAGCAGGAAGATTGGGTGTTGATAATTCTGTAAGCTTCGGTTTGGGTGCCAACGCGGGCCAGAATGGAATTGCCATTGGAAGTTCAAGTTCTGCATTTCAGGGTATTTCTATTGGTAGTGCTGCTTCAGTTTCTGCCAATGATGGTCTGGCAATAGGAAATAAATCGATAGCAGGAGCCTTTAAATCCACAGCAATTGGATATAATGCCCAGACAAGTAAAAATGAATCAACCGCTATTGGAAATAATGCTTCTGCAGGCGGATTTCAGTCCCTTGCATTGGGTTATAACGCAAAGACTAATACAAACAGTGAAACAGCCTTAGGATATAATACTGTAACGAATAAAGAAAACTCTACAGCTGTAGGTTCAGAGGCTAATGCCTTGGGACAATACTCAACAGCAGTAGGATATGGAGCAACTACCTCACAGGCCAATGCTATTGTTTTGGGGAATAATAATGCGAATGTAGGCATTGGCACAGGGGCTCCCAATATTTCCGCAAAACTGGATGTAAACGGACAGTATAAACTTGGAGAAAAAGGAAGTATACAGAAAAATCAAATTACTTTTGAAGTATGGCCTAGCGTATCCATCAATAATTTGCCTCCCGGAAAATCTACAACATTAGACATTGCTGTTCCGTCAGGATCTCAGGCAGGCTCTACCAGAGCAGTTGTTGTGGTTTCTCCAGCAGGAGATTTTGTAGGGAATTCTTCATTTTCGATTTCCAATCCGAGAATGACTTCAACCTCCAGCATTACAATTAATCTTACCAATATTTCCGGAAGTGCCACGAGCTTATATGCTGGTCATTTTTATGTAATGATTAATGAGTTCTAAATTTTAGATAATAAGTTTATTATAGTTGATATGGTGTT containing:
- a CDS encoding enoyl-ACP reductase — protein: MSYGLLKGKKGIIFGALNEQSIAWKVAERCHEEGAEFILSNAPIALRMGELNGLAEKTGSEVIAADATSIEDLEKLFDAAVAKFGKIDFILHSIGMSINVRKGKHYTEMNYDWLEKGWDISAVSFHKVMRVAWEKDCMNEWGSILALTYIAAQRTFPDYNDMSDNKAYLESIARTFGNYWGERKVRVNTVSQSPTMTTAGSGVKGFGGFLGYAEDMSPLGNATALECADYCVTLFSDLTKKVTMQNLFHDGGFSSSGVTQKVIGKYDVE
- a CDS encoding DNA-3-methyladenine glycosylase I; the encoded protein is MEKIRCGWCEKDDLYRKYHDEEWGRPVYDDETIFEFLILESFQAGLSWYTILSKRENFRKAFDHFDYKKMAAYSDIKIEELMSNPGIVRNRLKILAAVTNAQKFMEVQHEFGSFSKYIWGFINGKPVDNRPKALSEVPATTETSDVISKDLKKRGFKFVGSTVVYAHMQATGMINDHIENCFTRK